A region from the Caldicellulosiruptor naganoensis genome encodes:
- a CDS encoding sugar phosphate isomerase/epimerase family protein — protein MYKFIFSAFEDEIASNLDEQIEVLQRHGIEYLEFRSANGKSVADYTENEAKEVLKKLKDSGIKVSAIGAPIGKVDVNCDFEKYLDLFKHIVELAHILETRYIRIFSFYVPEGEEEKYTDVVIERLSKFTEIAKKENLVLLYKNEKENMEAVPKGVLKSSPQSTHPI, from the coding sequence GTGTATAAATTTATATTCTCGGCATTTGAAGATGAGATAGCAAGCAATTTAGATGAGCAAATAGAGGTTTTGCAAAGGCATGGTATTGAATATTTAGAGTTTCGTTCTGCAAATGGCAAAAGCGTTGCTGACTATACTGAAAATGAAGCAAAGGAAGTTTTAAAAAAGTTAAAAGACAGTGGTATAAAGGTTTCAGCAATAGGGGCTCCAATCGGCAAGGTTGATGTAAACTGCGACTTCGAAAAGTATCTTGATCTTTTCAAGCACATCGTTGAGCTTGCCCACATCCTTGAGACAAGGTACATACGCATCTTTTCGTTTTATGTTCCAGAGGGTGAAGAAGAAAAGTATACAGATGTCGTCATAGAAAGGCTTTCAAAGTTTACTGAGATTGCTAAGAAAGAAAATCTTGTTCTTCTTTACAAGAACGAAAAGGAAAATATGGAAGCAGTGCCGAAAGGTGTTTTAAAATCCTCTCCACAATCAACTCACCCAATTTGA
- a CDS encoding Gfo/Idh/MocA family protein, with protein sequence MSKFKFAIAGCGVISKTHATAISALSSDAELVAVCDVAEDRARKLAQDFGVKKIYTDYEKMLLDPEIDVVSVCTPSGMHADMAVLAADAKKHVIVEKPMDITLSRADKIIEAQNRNNVVISIISQHRYSDCMQLLKRLTAEGKFGNIVLATSYTKWYRSQEYYDSGSWRGTWSLDGGGALMNQSIHYIDMIQWIVGKVVEVFAYCTTRAHRRIEVEDGAVAVVKFENGAIGEIVGTTSAYPGFETRLEIFGEKGSAIAVNTRLESLYFKDGSEKEYLEIYKKEEDGSAGASSAAIKEEGHVRQYRDVINAIKTGTKPLIPAEEGRHPVEIILAIYLSSLTGKPVKLPLESDDEVLKEIEKIKGKGF encoded by the coding sequence ATGTCAAAGTTTAAGTTTGCTATTGCGGGCTGTGGGGTTATATCAAAGACACATGCGACTGCTATCTCAGCTCTTTCAAGTGATGCAGAGCTTGTTGCTGTGTGCGATGTGGCAGAAGACAGAGCCAGAAAACTTGCTCAAGATTTTGGTGTAAAAAAGATATATACTGACTATGAAAAGATGCTTCTTGATCCTGAGATTGATGTTGTATCTGTCTGCACACCCTCTGGTATGCATGCTGACATGGCAGTCTTGGCAGCAGACGCAAAAAAACATGTGATTGTTGAAAAGCCAATGGATATAACGTTGTCTAGAGCTGACAAAATAATAGAAGCTCAAAACAGGAACAACGTGGTGATTTCTATAATTTCACAGCACAGGTACAGCGATTGTATGCAGCTTTTAAAAAGGCTCACAGCAGAAGGAAAGTTTGGAAACATTGTTTTAGCAACAAGCTATACTAAATGGTACAGGTCTCAGGAATATTATGACAGCGGTAGCTGGCGCGGTACATGGAGCTTAGATGGAGGTGGTGCGCTTATGAACCAGTCTATACACTACATAGATATGATTCAGTGGATTGTTGGAAAGGTTGTGGAGGTTTTTGCATACTGCACAACAAGGGCACATAGGCGAATAGAGGTTGAAGATGGAGCTGTTGCAGTGGTCAAGTTTGAAAATGGGGCGATAGGTGAGATAGTTGGAACAACAAGTGCATATCCAGGTTTTGAAACGCGGCTTGAGATTTTTGGTGAAAAAGGCTCTGCAATAGCTGTTAACACCAGGCTTGAAAGTCTTTACTTCAAAGATGGGTCTGAGAAGGAATATTTGGAGATCTACAAAAAAGAGGAAGATGGCTCTGCTGGTGCATCTTCTGCTGCAATCAAAGAAGAAGGACATGTAAGACAGTACAGAGATGTAATAAATGCTATAAAAACCGGAACAAAACCACTTATCCCTGCTGAGGAAGGAAGACATCCTGTTGAAATAATACTTGCCATTTATCTCTCAAGCCTGACAGGGAAACCTGTAAAGCTCCCTCTTGAAAGTGACGATGAGGTCTTAAAGGAGATTGAAAAGATAAAAGGTAAAGGATTCTAA
- a CDS encoding AEC family transporter gives MLYTFLNAIQGVLVILFVLMLGYFLAKYRWFDSKVSDLFAKVVVNVSLPLYMIANLTSTFTKNELEHSARGLLIPFLSILLSYSMAVIIARVANVKAHRRGLFAAIFSLSNSIFVGLPMSLALFGDVATPYTLLYYMANTTIWWTLGVYGIIRDNKTENQKVLSIDTLKRIFNPPLIGFLIGVGLVLLQIKLPKFIFDSFKMVGGLTTPLSIFCVGITMYEMGFKNFRFDKDSILVFAGRFLVTPFITWLLSHFIPVPKLMRDVFIIMSAMPVMVNSAIISRVYNGDYEFATAMITYSTVFSVVIMPFLMVLIKII, from the coding sequence TTGTTGTATACATTTTTAAATGCCATTCAGGGAGTACTTGTGATTTTATTTGTTCTTATGCTCGGGTATTTTCTTGCAAAGTACAGGTGGTTTGACTCAAAAGTATCAGACCTTTTTGCAAAGGTTGTTGTAAATGTGTCGCTGCCGCTTTATATGATAGCAAACCTCACCTCAACATTTACAAAAAATGAGCTTGAACATTCAGCAAGAGGGCTTTTGATTCCATTTTTATCAATCCTGCTTTCTTACAGTATGGCTGTGATAATAGCAAGAGTTGCAAATGTAAAAGCTCACAGAAGAGGTCTTTTTGCAGCCATATTTTCGCTTTCAAATTCGATATTTGTAGGGCTTCCTATGTCTCTTGCGCTTTTTGGAGATGTCGCAACACCTTATACACTGCTTTATTACATGGCAAACACTACAATATGGTGGACATTAGGTGTATATGGGATTATCCGAGACAACAAAACCGAAAATCAAAAGGTTTTGAGTATAGATACTCTAAAGCGCATATTTAACCCGCCTTTGATTGGATTTTTGATAGGAGTTGGTCTTGTACTTTTGCAGATAAAGCTTCCAAAATTTATATTTGACAGTTTTAAAATGGTAGGAGGACTTACAACCCCCCTTTCCATCTTCTGTGTGGGTATAACAATGTACGAGATGGGGTTTAAAAATTTTAGATTTGACAAAGATAGCATTTTGGTATTTGCAGGAAGATTCCTTGTCACACCTTTTATCACTTGGCTTCTTTCACATTTTATTCCTGTTCCTAAACTCATGCGTGATGTGTTTATCATAATGTCTGCAATGCCTGTGATGGTAAATTCAGCTATAATTTCAAGAGTATATAATGGTGACTATGAATTTGCTACTGCTATGATTACATATTCCACTGTGTTTTCAGTTGTAATAATGCCGTTTTTGATGGTGCTGATTAAAATTATTTAG
- a CDS encoding MFS transporter translates to MYAKLALGRNETGFGLLMSSMGIGSLIGAFLTATRRKEKINLNLLFKFILSVSLVYILLGINKSYKVACVLFVLVGLLAISFNTSANALLQLSSSDEFRARVLSIYFLCNAGTTPIGNLFTGTISQKISPWAGFYISGLVTIVLTTMVLITTFKRKSLEKTK, encoded by the coding sequence GTGTATGCAAAACTTGCTCTGGGCAGAAATGAAACAGGTTTTGGACTTTTAATGTCATCGATGGGAATTGGATCACTTATAGGCGCATTTTTGACAGCTACAAGAAGAAAGGAAAAGATTAATCTAAATCTTCTTTTTAAATTCATTCTTTCTGTTTCACTGGTTTACATTCTTCTGGGAATAAACAAAAGCTATAAAGTTGCTTGCGTGCTATTTGTGCTTGTTGGTCTTCTTGCAATAAGTTTTAACACAAGCGCAAACGCACTTTTGCAGCTTTCATCAAGCGACGAGTTCAGAGCAAGAGTACTGAGTATTTACTTTCTTTGCAATGCTGGAACAACACCAATTGGCAATCTATTTACAGGTACAATTTCACAAAAAATCTCTCCCTGGGCTGGGTTTTATATATCCGGCCTGGTTACTATTGTTTTAACCACAATGGTTCTTATCACCACATTTAAGAGAAAGTCCCTTGAAAAAACTAAATAA
- a CDS encoding MFS transporter gives MQLAISGPFRALRHKNYRYYWFGQAISVIGSWMQNMAMQWLALELTNSALLLSIVTAIEQVPVMILSLFAGEILDRKQKKRVILITQILLLFFAFVLFLITYTDVVQYWHLVVLALMRRVVTTFDNPARQSYMIILVGKEDLPNAVGLNSMIFNLAKIIGPAVASLVISTVGIEMCF, from the coding sequence ATGCAACTTGCTATATCTGGACCTTTCAGAGCTCTGAGGCACAAAAACTACCGGTATTACTGGTTTGGGCAGGCAATATCGGTAATTGGTTCATGGATGCAGAACATGGCAATGCAGTGGCTGGCTTTAGAGCTTACAAATTCAGCACTGCTTCTAAGTATTGTCACAGCTATAGAGCAGGTCCCTGTTATGATTCTTTCCCTTTTTGCCGGTGAAATCTTGGACAGAAAGCAGAAAAAAAGAGTAATTCTGATCACTCAAATCCTTCTTTTATTCTTTGCCTTTGTTTTATTTTTGATTACATACACAGATGTTGTTCAGTATTGGCACTTAGTGGTTTTAGCCCTTATGAGAAGAGTTGTTACAACATTTGACAATCCCGCAAGGCAATCTTACATGATAATTCTCGTTGGAAAAGAGGACTTGCCAAACGCTGTTGGTCTTAACTCTATGATTTTCAACCTTGCAAAAATCATAGGCCCTGCTGTTGCAAGCTTGGTAATATCAACAGTTGGAATTGAAATGTGTTTTTAG
- a CDS encoding AAA family ATPase — translation MKVEDVKGKLFQDNYIDIAVEEYLKFKESNEYGEKYKELVLKKLNDYLNNKRITAENVLEVIKEFQNQNPPSGSFVHWKCLFDLFNFAMQDPFKVAELLNFLYEDSANLNLRIKRFIDSAKDYKPRGSFGTPLVGYLLAGYDMRRYPLYKDDAFKDFLESFGIGEFSKDVAEKYYNYYSICEILTDYFVQKGYMKNPSMLDTQDFIFCVTSYKQLMCKIAVKYLYGHAKMLHTFEKDITEFIDYINNLPEDYIAYLKNKYSEKEKVNLIRFEVADMILQNKKITVEDFEKLKNDIQNKSEKNILKSWSDFGILFPFYYDRFKEKVNIELKKIYNALKSIEHFSDFEFKENKYICDFEGPANFGSSICGIALYPKDKETHKTSAQLLFDVSAKGVRYGLYVGSKLQRRINGKTEDIEIITNIEDFSFSKVEEKLVDVFDRFKELNYLEQHNEVSTQEGKKLEISVDFDKTLRIENLFFEDEEVLLKRISTALKSGKHIILIGPPGTGKTKLAKEICKSYGVEYEMVTAMSDWSTYDTIGGYKPDIDGSLFFDEGVFLRLFKDKNSKTLTNKWLIIDEINRADIDKAFGALFSVITGQRVILSFKTKEGENIIVRPQEGDDDIYPKDHEYIVPRDFRIIGTMNTYDKTSLYEMSYAFMRRFAFIPVTIPKNIDGELVEKYLRIWGIEDKSINNISLKEGLAKVWEITNRYRKIGPGIVEDVARYVSIEGDYTSAVILYILPQFEGLLENEIKNFVEELCQSEVDDFAKQKEKLKDFVSDFFGISF, via the coding sequence ATGAAGGTTGAAGATGTGAAAGGAAAGCTTTTCCAAGATAATTATATAGATATAGCTGTGGAGGAGTATTTAAAATTTAAAGAAAGTAACGAATATGGAGAAAAATACAAAGAGCTGGTTTTGAAAAAACTCAATGATTATTTAAACAACAAAAGAATTACAGCAGAAAATGTCTTGGAAGTCATCAAAGAATTTCAAAATCAAAATCCCCCAAGCGGAAGTTTTGTTCATTGGAAATGTTTGTTTGATTTGTTCAATTTTGCAATGCAAGACCCTTTTAAAGTGGCTGAACTTTTAAACTTTTTATATGAAGACTCTGCAAATTTGAATCTGAGAATAAAAAGGTTTATAGATAGTGCTAAAGATTACAAACCCAGGGGCAGTTTTGGCACTCCACTTGTTGGATATTTATTGGCAGGATACGATATGCGTAGATATCCTTTGTATAAGGATGATGCTTTTAAAGATTTTCTTGAGTCATTTGGAATTGGTGAATTTTCAAAAGATGTCGCTGAGAAGTATTACAATTACTACTCAATATGTGAAATTTTGACAGATTACTTTGTACAAAAAGGCTATATGAAAAACCCTTCTATGTTAGATACTCAAGATTTTATTTTCTGTGTCACATCTTACAAACAGTTAATGTGTAAGATAGCTGTCAAGTATCTGTATGGTCATGCAAAAATGCTTCATACTTTTGAAAAGGATATTACAGAATTTATTGATTATATTAATAATCTTCCAGAAGATTATATTGCGTACTTAAAAAATAAATATTCAGAAAAAGAAAAAGTAAATCTCATAAGATTCGAGGTTGCTGATATGATTTTGCAAAACAAGAAGATAACAGTTGAAGATTTTGAGAAGCTGAAAAATGACATTCAAAACAAATCAGAAAAAAATATCTTAAAATCCTGGTCTGATTTTGGAATTTTATTTCCCTTCTATTATGACAGATTCAAGGAAAAAGTAAATATTGAGTTAAAGAAAATTTACAATGCTTTAAAGTCAATAGAACACTTTTCTGATTTTGAATTCAAAGAAAACAAATACATCTGCGACTTTGAAGGACCGGCTAATTTTGGATCTTCAATATGTGGGATTGCTTTGTATCCTAAGGATAAAGAGACACACAAAACATCAGCACAACTGCTTTTTGATGTGAGTGCAAAAGGAGTGAGATATGGCCTTTATGTTGGTTCAAAATTGCAACGAAGAATAAATGGGAAAACAGAGGATATTGAGATTATTACAAATATAGAAGATTTTTCTTTTTCAAAGGTTGAAGAAAAGCTTGTTGATGTTTTTGATAGATTCAAAGAGCTTAATTATTTGGAACAACACAATGAAGTGAGTACTCAGGAAGGAAAGAAGCTTGAAATAAGTGTTGATTTTGACAAAACCCTAAGAATAGAAAATTTATTTTTCGAAGATGAAGAGGTTTTACTCAAAAGAATCTCCACAGCACTAAAATCTGGTAAGCATATAATCTTGATTGGTCCACCTGGAACTGGCAAGACAAAATTGGCAAAAGAAATATGCAAAAGTTATGGTGTTGAGTATGAAATGGTTACAGCTATGTCGGATTGGTCAACATATGATACAATTGGCGGATATAAGCCTGACATTGATGGAAGTCTGTTCTTTGATGAAGGAGTATTCTTGAGGCTTTTTAAAGACAAAAATAGTAAAACACTTACCAATAAATGGCTAATCATTGATGAAATTAACAGAGCAGATATAGACAAGGCATTTGGCGCTCTTTTTTCAGTGATAACAGGTCAAAGGGTAATTCTGAGTTTTAAGACCAAGGAAGGAGAAAACATAATTGTAAGGCCTCAAGAGGGTGATGACGATATCTATCCCAAAGACCATGAATATATAGTGCCGAGAGATTTTAGAATAATTGGGACAATGAATACATATGACAAAACTTCTCTTTATGAGATGAGCTATGCATTCATGAGAAGATTTGCCTTCATTCCTGTTACCATTCCCAAAAACATTGATGGTGAACTTGTAGAGAAGTATTTAAGAATTTGGGGAATAGAAGACAAGAGCATTAACAACATTAGCTTAAAAGAGGGTTTAGCAAAGGTTTGGGAAATTACTAATAGATATCGAAAAATTGGGCCAGGAATTGTTGAAGATGTAGCAAGATATGTAAGCATTGAAGGGGATTATACTTCTGCAGTAATTTTGTATATTTTACCACAGTTTGAAGGACTTTTAGAAAATGAGATAAAAAACTTTGTGGAAGAATTATGTCAAAGTGAAGTCGATGATTTTGCAAAGCAGAAAGAAAAGTTAAAAGATTTTGTAAGTGATTTTTTTGGCATTAGCTTTTGA
- the glmM gene encoding phosphoglucosamine mutase, with translation MGKLFGTDGVRGVANKELTCELAFDLGRAGAYVLTETKQKPKILIGKDTRISCDMLEAALCAGLTSVGADVYLAGVVTTPAIAHLVKSHGFDAGIMISASHNPYEFNGIKFFNSQGFKLSDQIEEKIEDIILNKKWDEVPHAQFDAIGRVNKVDLKKDYQEYLKSTLNGASFKGLKIVIDCANGAAYKIAPEVFEELGAEVVVINNQPDGTNINKECGSTHLKMLQQEVVKNKADFGIAYDGDADRTLFVDEEGNTIDGDKIMLLLAQNLKQQGRLSRNTLVVTVMSNMGLFVAAKELGINLEVTKVGDRYVLEKMLENGYSIGGEQSGHIILLDFATTGDGILTSLQLTKIIKESGKKLSDLAKIMRVYPQVLVNAKVENRKKDLYSKDPVILEAIKKVEEKLNGKGRVLIRPSGTEPLIRVMIEGEDYEEIKKDADNLASLIESRLS, from the coding sequence ATGGGAAAACTTTTTGGGACAGATGGTGTGAGAGGCGTTGCAAATAAAGAACTTACATGCGAACTTGCGTTTGACTTGGGAAGGGCTGGAGCGTATGTGCTCACTGAAACTAAGCAAAAGCCCAAAATTTTAATCGGCAAGGACACAAGAATCTCATGTGATATGCTGGAAGCTGCCCTTTGTGCCGGACTTACATCTGTCGGAGCAGATGTGTACTTAGCAGGAGTTGTCACAACACCTGCAATAGCTCACTTGGTAAAATCCCACGGGTTTGATGCAGGGATTATGATCTCCGCATCACACAATCCTTATGAATTCAACGGTATTAAGTTTTTTAATTCCCAGGGCTTCAAGCTTTCTGACCAGATTGAAGAAAAAATTGAGGACATTATTTTAAACAAAAAATGGGATGAGGTTCCACACGCTCAATTTGATGCGATAGGCAGGGTAAATAAGGTTGACCTTAAAAAGGACTATCAAGAATACTTAAAATCAACATTAAATGGTGCAAGCTTCAAAGGACTTAAGATTGTCATTGACTGTGCAAATGGTGCAGCATATAAAATAGCTCCAGAGGTTTTTGAAGAACTTGGTGCAGAGGTTGTAGTAATAAACAACCAGCCAGATGGTACAAACATCAACAAAGAGTGTGGCTCTACACACCTCAAAATGCTCCAGCAAGAAGTTGTTAAAAACAAAGCTGACTTTGGCATTGCATATGATGGTGATGCAGACAGGACGCTTTTTGTTGATGAAGAGGGCAATACTATTGATGGGGACAAAATAATGCTTCTTTTAGCACAAAACCTAAAACAGCAGGGAAGACTAAGTCGCAACACCTTGGTTGTGACAGTCATGAGCAACATGGGACTTTTTGTTGCAGCAAAAGAACTTGGCATCAACCTCGAAGTTACAAAAGTTGGAGACAGGTATGTTCTTGAAAAGATGCTCGAAAACGGGTATTCAATTGGCGGCGAGCAGTCAGGCCACATAATACTTTTAGACTTTGCAACAACAGGCGATGGAATTTTAACCAGCCTTCAGCTGACAAAGATTATAAAAGAGAGTGGTAAAAAGCTTTCTGACCTTGCAAAGATCATGAGGGTATATCCTCAGGTGCTTGTAAACGCTAAGGTTGAAAATAGAAAGAAAGACCTTTATTCAAAAGACCCTGTAATTTTAGAGGCAATCAAGAAGGTTGAAGAAAAGCTAAACGGCAAAGGAAGAGTCTTGATAAGACCATCTGGCACAGAGCCTTTAATCAGGGTAATGATTGAAGGTGAAGACTATGAAGAGATTAAAAAAGATGCAGATAATCTTGCAAGCTTGATTGAGTCAAGGCTTTCATAA
- the glmS gene encoding glutamine--fructose-6-phosphate transaminase (isomerizing), whose product MCGIVGYVGTKNCVPILLSGLKRLEYRGYDSAGVAVIDIDKSKIDIVKTKGRLTILEEKLNQNPIEGFVGIGHTRWATHGEPSDENSHPHVSQSGKIAIVHNGIIENYLKLKEFLIKKGYTFSSDTDTEVVAHLIEYYYDGDILDAFIKTLEKIQGSYALGVLCLDRPDMILAARKDSPLIVGLGQGENFIASDIPAILEYTRNTYILEENEIAIVTKDKVEIVNTEKEPVKKEVFHVTWDVSSAEKGGYEHFMIKEIMEQPKAIRDTLTGRLPDSGFEVNLDGINITKEDLQKLNKIFIVACGTAYHAGIVGKHVIEKLTRIPVEVDIASEFRYRDPIVDENTLTIVISQSGETIDTLVAMREAKARGSRTLGIVNVVGSSIAREVDDCLYTWAGPEIAVASTKAYTTQLICLYLIALDFATKLGTISYEEFANIRDEIKRLAEKVEYVLTHKENIQKYASEHFNAKDIFYLGRGLDFAVAMEGSLKLKEISYIHSEAYAAGELKHGTIALIEDGTFVIALATQEKLFEKMVSNIKEVKSRGAVVLSVAQEGNTDIENVSDHVLYIPRTLDILAPVLTVVPLQLFAYYTAVQRGCDVDKPRNLAKSVTVE is encoded by the coding sequence ATGTGCGGAATTGTTGGCTATGTTGGTACAAAAAACTGTGTCCCTATTTTGCTCTCTGGGCTTAAAAGACTTGAGTACAGGGGATACGATTCTGCCGGTGTGGCAGTTATCGATATAGATAAATCAAAGATTGACATAGTAAAGACAAAAGGAAGACTTACCATTTTGGAAGAGAAGCTAAATCAAAATCCCATTGAAGGTTTTGTTGGGATTGGTCATACAAGGTGGGCAACACACGGTGAGCCATCTGATGAAAATTCGCACCCCCATGTGAGTCAAAGCGGCAAGATTGCAATTGTCCACAACGGAATCATAGAGAACTATTTGAAGCTAAAAGAATTTCTCATAAAAAAGGGTTACACTTTTTCATCTGATACAGACACTGAGGTTGTTGCTCATCTTATAGAGTATTACTATGACGGTGACATTTTAGATGCATTTATAAAGACTCTTGAAAAGATTCAAGGGTCATATGCGCTTGGCGTTCTCTGCCTTGACAGACCGGATATGATACTTGCAGCAAGAAAAGACAGTCCATTAATTGTGGGACTTGGCCAGGGTGAAAACTTCATAGCATCAGATATCCCAGCAATCCTTGAGTACACAAGAAATACCTATATTCTTGAAGAAAATGAGATTGCCATTGTGACAAAGGATAAGGTAGAGATTGTAAACACTGAAAAAGAGCCAGTTAAAAAAGAGGTATTTCATGTTACATGGGATGTATCAAGTGCAGAAAAGGGCGGCTATGAACATTTTATGATAAAAGAGATAATGGAACAACCCAAGGCTATCAGAGATACCTTGACAGGAAGGCTCCCAGATAGTGGTTTTGAAGTGAACCTTGATGGAATTAATATTACAAAAGAAGATTTGCAAAAACTCAACAAAATATTTATCGTTGCATGCGGTACAGCATACCATGCGGGAATTGTCGGAAAACATGTCATTGAAAAGCTCACAAGAATCCCTGTTGAGGTTGATATAGCAAGTGAGTTCAGATACAGAGACCCAATAGTAGATGAGAATACATTAACAATTGTAATTTCCCAGTCTGGTGAGACAATAGACACACTTGTTGCAATGAGAGAAGCAAAGGCAAGAGGTTCAAGAACGCTTGGGATTGTAAATGTTGTTGGGTCATCAATTGCAAGAGAGGTAGATGACTGTCTTTATACATGGGCAGGACCAGAGATTGCGGTTGCATCAACCAAGGCTTACACAACACAGCTAATATGCCTGTATCTTATTGCGCTTGACTTTGCAACAAAGCTTGGAACAATTTCTTATGAAGAGTTTGCAAATATCAGAGATGAGATAAAAAGACTTGCTGAAAAGGTTGAGTATGTTCTGACACACAAGGAGAACATTCAAAAATATGCATCAGAGCATTTCAATGCAAAAGACATCTTCTATTTAGGAAGAGGCTTGGACTTTGCAGTTGCAATGGAAGGGTCTTTAAAACTCAAAGAGATTTCATACATTCACTCAGAAGCATATGCAGCAGGTGAGCTAAAACATGGAACAATAGCACTGATTGAAGACGGAACATTTGTAATTGCGCTTGCAACACAAGAGAAGCTTTTTGAAAAGATGGTAAGCAACATAAAAGAGGTAAAATCCCGTGGTGCTGTTGTACTTTCTGTTGCGCAGGAAGGAAATACCGACATAGAAAATGTGTCAGACCATGTTTTGTATATTCCAAGAACGCTTGACATTTTAGCACCAGTTTTGACAGTTGTGCCACTGCAGCTTTTTGCATACTACACAGCAGTGCAAAGAGGCTGCGATGTTGACAAGCCAAGGAACTTGGCAAAAAGTGTGACTGTGGAATGA
- a CDS encoding IS1634 family transposase: MFVKITNAGGYQYVRLVENYRENGKVKQRVLFNFGRLDILKDDPAFKNIVKKLSDIVAETTTENAKAVTIESEEDISDAVVKNWGYIVYRKLWQELEIDKFLKGKAAKERKIKFDVDKVSFLMTIQRLIEPMSKLRTYHQRSKYFGFEEDIDLNQLYRCLDFLDSVKEDLETYLYQRNKDLFKMVVDVVFYDVTTIYFESCRADELKNFGFSKDNKVNEVQVVLGLLVDKEGRPIGYELFPGNTIDSKTMVKILRKLKEKFSIDKIIIVADKGLNSRINLKMIKEAGYDYIVASRLKNASKEILDEVFNEEGYKRLDGKRCLNAEEIYGDEFKYKVLERTNIVKDEEGKEFKIEENLIITYSSKRAKKDKEDRERLVRKAKELLENKGSITALEKKGARKYLKKKSKSEEYVLDEETIKRDEKFDGYYAIQTSKKDMDVEEVLGAYHDLWKIEQSFRVMKSCLEVRPIYHFTESRIKGHFVICFLAFLLQRTLEYILRRKGKGISSERIMEAIYSMNFFEIEIKGKKYLIKQKIEGGAGDILNVMKIKGPKNFMTYEEGLEFIGISK, translated from the coding sequence ATGTTTGTCAAAATTACTAATGCTGGCGGTTATCAGTATGTTAGGTTAGTCGAAAATTACCGTGAAAATGGTAAAGTAAAGCAAAGAGTACTATTTAACTTTGGTAGACTTGATATTCTCAAAGATGACCCCGCTTTTAAAAACATTGTAAAAAAACTATCTGATATTGTCGCTGAAACAACTACTGAGAATGCAAAAGCTGTTACTATTGAATCTGAAGAAGATATTTCGGATGCAGTTGTAAAAAACTGGGGATACATTGTATACAGAAAGTTATGGCAGGAGCTTGAAATTGATAAGTTTTTAAAAGGGAAAGCAGCAAAAGAGAGAAAGATAAAATTTGATGTAGACAAAGTAAGTTTTTTAATGACCATACAGAGATTGATAGAGCCAATGAGCAAACTAAGAACTTATCATCAGAGAAGCAAATATTTTGGATTTGAAGAGGATATAGATTTGAATCAATTGTACAGGTGTTTAGATTTTCTTGACAGTGTAAAAGAAGATTTAGAGACATACCTGTATCAGAGAAATAAAGACTTATTTAAGATGGTAGTTGATGTAGTGTTTTATGATGTGACGACAATATACTTTGAGAGTTGTAGAGCGGATGAACTTAAAAATTTTGGGTTTAGCAAAGACAACAAGGTAAATGAAGTGCAAGTTGTATTAGGGCTTTTGGTGGACAAAGAAGGCAGACCGATAGGGTATGAACTTTTTCCTGGTAATACGATAGATAGCAAGACGATGGTAAAGATACTGAGGAAGCTGAAGGAAAAATTTAGTATAGATAAGATAATAATAGTAGCAGACAAAGGGCTTAACAGCAGAATAAATTTAAAGATGATAAAAGAAGCTGGGTACGACTATATAGTAGCAAGCAGATTAAAGAATGCAAGTAAAGAAATTTTAGATGAAGTTTTTAATGAAGAAGGATATAAAAGACTTGATGGCAAAAGATGTTTGAATGCTGAAGAAATTTATGGTGATGAATTCAAATATAAGGTATTGGAAAGAACAAATATTGTCAAGGATGAAGAGGGTAAAGAGTTCAAAATAGAAGAGAATTTGATAATAACGTATTCAAGCAAGAGAGCCAAGAAAGACAAAGAAGACAGAGAGAGATTGGTAAGAAAAGCCAAAGAGCTTTTAGAGAACAAAGGAAGCATAACAGCCTTAGAAAAGAAAGGTGCAAGGAAATATTTGAAGAAGAAATCAAAATCAGAAGAATATGTATTGGATGAGGAAACGATAAAACGAGATGAGAAATTTGACGGTTATTATGCAATTCAAACGAGCAAAAAGGATATGGATGTAGAAGAGGTTTTAGGAGCATATCACGATTTATGGAAGATAGAACAGTCATTCAGAGTAATGAAAAGCTGTTTAGAAGTGCGACCGATATATCACTTTACAGAAAGCAGAATAAAAGGACATTTTGTGATATGTTTTTTGGCATTTTTACTGCAAAGGACATTGGAATATATTTTGAGGAGAAAAGGTAAAGGAATAAGTAGTGAAAGGATAATGGAAGCAATATATTCAATGAACTTTTTTGAAATAGAGATAAAAGGGAAGAAATATTTGATAAAGCAAAAAATTGAGGGAGGAGCTGGAGATATACTGAATGTAATGAAGATAAAGGGTCCAAAAAACTTCATGACATATGAGGAAGGCTTAGAATTTATTGGTATTAGCAAATGA